In Acomys russatus chromosome 13, mAcoRus1.1, whole genome shotgun sequence, the genomic stretch TCAGCCCTAGACTGCTCAGggtcacacacagaagaaatggcAGATTGTGCATAGTCTGTGAAGAGTCTGGACGTAGAGTTCCCACTTCTCAGTGCTCCCTGCAGAACCACATGAAGAACACTAGGTCTGCAGTAAAGAAgcagaacaaagagagagaaactgcAATGAAATGACTCTGCACAAGCCAAGGACACTGTCTGATGTCTCATTTCTACTTATTTGCAATGCTCCTTGAACTTCACCAAAGCCTGTAGAGCTCTTTTGTGCCTGGTTATCAACATGATGCAAATCAAGAACAAATAAGACATTGCCTTTGCCTAAGAAACCTCATatgaaacaacaggaaaaatatttccatgaCACATGACAATTTTAATATGTAAGAAAGCTTATAGTCTGATGGGGAAAATGAGCTTTGGAACAGCAGAGAGAACGAGCATGGCTTATGTGGAGTAGTGCTGAACTGTGAAACATGGACACATCATCCTGAGAGTAGCAGATCTCTCATTATCTGAAGTGGATGAGCAAGCTAGATTTGTGGTAAGAAACCTTCTTGCTGTTCTCCCCACCCACAGCTCCTACCTGCTTCTTTCAgccttaaaatgaataaaatcagcaATCTGCCCCATtacattaaaataagaaacacTCTTTATTCTGAGGCTGCAATTGGGATCTTAGGCaacagctttcttcttctcttccacatCTTCATGTTCATTCATGGCCAGAAGCCCAGACTCACTGATCCACCCATCGGGCTCTTGTCCCTAATCCACATACTGATGCTGCTAGTCATGAGTTTAGTAGCCACAGACATTTTTATGCCATGGAAGAGATGGGATGACACCACGTGcaaacttgttttcttcttgtataGGTACCTTAGGAGCCTCTCTCTTTGTGCCACTAGCATGCTCAGCATCCTCCAGGCCATCACCCTCAGTCCCAGAAGCTCCTATTTGGCAAAGTTCAAACGTAAATCTCCATACAATATGCTAGGTTACCTTCTTTTTGTGAGTATCTTTTATTCATCCATTAGCAGTCACCTTGTAACATATACAGCTGCCACCCATAACTCGACTTCACCTAATTTTATACACATCACTCAATCTTGTTATCTTCTGCCCATGAGTTACTATCTCAGGAATGCATTTTATACACTACTCTCCCTCAGAGATGCCATCTTTGTATGTTTCATGTTCCTCTCCAGTGTGTACATGGTGATTTTCCTATGGAGACATAAGAAACAGTCCCAGTTTCTCCACAGCAGCAGCCTTTCCCATAAATCATCTCCAGAACAAAGAGCCGTGAAAACCATTCTGTGCCTTATGAGTTTGTTTGTGGTGATGTACACCGTGGACAGCCTTAGCAACTTTTTAAGAACACCAAGTCATGATCTTATGCTTGATTTTATATCAATTTCCATAGGCCATTGCTATGCTGCACTCAGTCCATTTTTGGTTCTCAGTACTGAAACACGTGTCATTCCTGTTTTGAAATGTTATGGCAGGACAGTAAATATGTGATTATTCGGGAATGGGTAAGTCCCTTTAAAATGGGCTGTTGCACTCTGAGGTATGCACCACAtaatcttcattttaaataaaatcccgGAGGTGCTTCTTTTTCTTGCTGTTAAGCTTATTTATTGTGAtttatgtgggtcctagggataaAGCAAAAGGCATATGCCAGATACATACGTTTTGGTACTCTCCCATGCATCTTTAGGAGAGAAATGGAAAGCAGACCTCACATGTCATGCCTGGATTAcccacaatatttaaaaatattggggtttgggtaggtttttggttgctttcttggtgcaaagatgtttattttcattgggagttggttacgTGTTACTATTGATCATATTAACAGTAAAAAATGAGGTTTGACAGAGGGATGTCttgcttttcctttatatttcttcctttgatTTGGAGACTGGAATTGAAAAGAgtgaagggggaatatagaaatatgtagggatgataggagaaaaagtagattattgaatctactcttcaagtTAAGGCCTTAATTGATTggtataagattatttttaattcattgatatagaattttatgTAAGcataattttgatacattggaatagaattcaaatttaagattattcttcaaaaacagtatatatatatatatgtgtatatatatatatatatatatatatatatatatatatatatatatatatatatattctaatatgaggtattttacccatacaactcaaataGAATTCAtagtttatttccaatactttgaaagtattgcgggctgtttaggataagtaagttacacaagttaattgttagttgatgaaattatagtcatgtcaattactagtctttttatcacaagaatatacatcctaggtttaatatACAGATATGAGtctagatagataaggtaaaatagttagttaaggtcttcaaaaaccttagagacctacagaacatggcatttaaagatgcttttattattttaaaagttctttaacaataagacaggttacctcctggcaacacccagcctgcctcaaagaagatgatgagcatcaatgaacctccttatggtgatggcttcaaatgtggcaaaccagcgaCTGGGCAAAATGCCTTTGTTTCAGTCACAGAAAAAATTCTGTGGgaaagcttggatgtaggcagagtcaacggccaaactcttccaagacagggtaagcaagtcctcagaagttcctgcctcacaaatatgtctgtcagatacactgggccagaaggctgaagatgatgctccaacattatagagagttttgggtgactgtttaggcatcaaactatctctgtcattgttttttgggttttttttgtttgtttgtttgtttgtttgttactttgaAAGCTGCCCTCCTGCACTTCccgtttactcaggtaattattttttttttccttttcaagtctctgatggagttcaagtccagaaatttagttttacaattaagcttagttgtttaggggttaagatgtttttaggtctagatagaggtcttaatttgatagagatgagatatgatagatattgatttacattcagaattttagactcaccaagacaggaaagatgttttcttcaaggttgccaaatacaaacagccaaaacactatgaatgtacattaatataattcctgattgtttcgtggttcttcttgatatatatatagtgtgtgtgtgataatataaatgtatatgtaaaaactaaaaaaaatcagcaattaaaaaacacttaaaaatatctGATGGCTTATATCATTTAATTCTCTCAGCTATCATTGTTTTGTCAAACTAgtacataaacatttattattataatcaCCATATAAACataaagcacacacatgcacagagagaaaaagagatgggggacagagacatacagacatacatacagagagacagagatagagtcTATGTATAAAAAGCAGTCCTCAcgatggattaaaaaaaagtgCAGCCTCTCTACAGTGGACTGTCACTTAGATTTAAATGATAAGGGGATTcagcaagtgacagcacatgttggtgaggatgtggagaagggggaacactcctccatggctgggGGTAgtgccaacttgtacaaccattttggaaatcaatctggaacattctcagaaaattgggaatagtgatcCCTAagactcctgggcatatacctgaaaaatgctCAACATAAAACAAGGGCAATTGCTAAAGAatattcatagcagttttatttgtaatagccagaatctgaaaacaacctagatgcccttcaacctaagaatggataaagaaaattaatacatatatgcaatggaatactacttagctattaaaaacaaggaaatcatgaaattgcaggcaaataaatggaactcgaaaagaccatcctgagtcatgtaatccagacccagaagacacgcatggtatatactcacttgtaagcagATATTGGCCATATAATACCAGATAGACATATTACAAATCATAGACCTAATGAAGCtaaaataacaaggaggacccaaaagATGATGATTAACTCTCaatcagaagggcaaataaaatagacatgggAAGTGgtagaagagaggaaacaagatgAGAgtctaccatagatgtcctctagaagattccactcagcaggggataaaagaaaatgctgagactcacagccaatctttgaggtggagcacagggagtcttatgaagaGGTcagggacagaaggacctggaagggtcaATAGCTCTGAAAGGAGACCAATAGATCCAACAAAGCCAGGgagacctgcagagactgatgcaccaacaaagggcCATGCATAGGGAGGACCTAGACCCCATGATCAGATGAAGTCAATTGGCAGCATAGTTTCTATGTAGGTCCCATAtcatggggagcagggactgactctgacatgaactctctttCCCACAGGTTGATCATTACCCCCTCGTGGGTGGTCTTGACAGGCCACATAGGAGGATGATTTagtcagtccagatgagacttgaaaggttGGGTTCAGAAaggaggtagaagaggaggtCTCCCCATTTCTgatgactaggggaggggagaagggaaagagggcacACAAGGCAAACCAGTCCCTGATGGGATGGCTCACACAGATATCTACTGATGGTTACTACTGACTGAAGTTGCTATGAACACAAGAATGACAATAGGAGTGTGAACCATCAGTAATGAGAACTAGGCACAGGGAGAGATAGTGTATGAGAGCCAGTTTATTGACTTTTAGGAGAGTTAAACGAAATTTTATTCATCAAAGATGTTAGGAAGGATGGGGCGTGGGacaaggaggagatgagggagaggcctacaattgggatataaagtgaataaattaaaagtaaataaaatttaaaaacaaataacagagaCAGGGATGCTGCGTGTTTTCCCACTTGGATGGGCATAAAGCTACCATGCTGGCTGAAATGAGAGTCTATGAGAATGAAATATGTGTGGATTACTTGGATCAGGAAGAATTTAGAAACTTAAAGGggtagaaacaaaagcaaaatgtctttttttttttttttttttttttttttttttttttggcttaggAGGGAAGGCCAGGGGCAGCTTGCTGGGTAGAGGCAGAATATTGTCCATGAGGAAGAAGGGGTGCAGATGGTGTGCAAAAATGTAAATGTCTCCAAGCAGTACACTTAAGACAGGAAACACTTGCTTTTTGTATGttctttattataataaaaatgtgctcAGTTACCTTAGCCCAAAAGTGAAGTACAGtctcatcaaaataaaaagtgaaagaacTCTCGAAGTATCAAAATGCaagttttcaaaatttaaaagatggcAGATTTTCTCAAACTATGAGCAAACAAAGAAGTTCTTCCTTGAGATCCAGGAGGCATCACTGCCTGTGCTCAGCCTTTGCAAGATCAAAAGGCctgccagccatggctacagtgAGGTGAGGCCAGCATAAGCTATGTGTTAAcatgtctcaaaagcaacaatatttaattttaaaaagatatcaaTCTCCCCTTAGCTCCTCTGCTGTGGCTTTCTTGATCATGTTTCTTATGAAGTTAAACTCTGAAACTCAGTTTAAATCAGACATGAAAGTCACCCAGCTGTGACAACAGTCAATGCCATGGCAGAAACACACTTGGCACATATGTTTAGTTACAAAACCAAAGACAAGGTTCCAAGATAGCCGTGCCTaccatgcactgtatctgatctacccaCCTGTGGACTGCAGCCAGCCTCTATAGCCCAAACTTGATGTGTTGGATGGTGGAACACTGGacctcctggcctggggaagtctcagggaaacaggtgaatctgtCCTCAGATCCCCGTACCTGCCACTGGCCAGTATATGGAGGGCCCTGGAGCTGCAGAGAagcccaggtggctgtgaacaCATTGCCCAGCCACAGCATGCACTCTCTGAATGGAACCAGACTAGAGCCAGGCTGCTGGCCATGGCAGAccaagcctgcaaaattgggcagATAGAAGCTGGCCTGACCAGTCTCCACAGCCCAGTAGGGTCTCCAATGctcttgggagaagctggacacCCCTAAGGGGTCTGGACAAGGGTCTGAACAGCATCCACAACTTAGTGGGACTGGtctgggcaggaacctgactgCGGGACTACAGGGAagcccaggtggctgtgaacaCCTTGCCTACCACAGCGTATGCTCAGTCCgaatgaaatatataaagaattcaagaaattaaacaccatcaaatcaaataacccaattaagaaatgggactcagaactaaacagagaattctcaacagaggaatattgaatggctaagaaacacttacagaaatgctcaacatctttagatatcaaagaaatgcaaatcaaaacaactctgagattccatcttacacctgtcagaatggctaagatcataacttcaagtgataccacatgctgggtgaggatgtggagaaagaggaacactccttcgttgtcagtgggaatgcaaacttgtacaaccactttggaaatctctctggtgctctctcagaaaacagggaataaggcttcctcaagacccagctattccacctcttggaatatacctagaagatgctccaccatacaacaaggacatatgctcaaccatgttcatagcagccttattcataatagccagatcatggaagcagcctaaatgtccctcagaggaagaatggataaagaaactgtggtacatttacattatggaatactactcagctattaaaaataagaaaaccccGAAACTTGTTGAcgagtggatggaactagaaatcatcatactgagcgagttaacccagaagcagaaagactcacatggtatatattcacttataatcggacactagcccaaaaggcatgtcccatgaaagtcttcacttaccaggagattgggatagatgtgaggacatcccattgggaccCAAGGTGAGAgcaatataggagaatggggaaataaaatgatccagagagtcctagaaacctacaagaagaatatcgtgatgggtggatctgggcccagggcagtctgctcaaactactgcaccaaccaaggacaacataagtagtaaacatcaaatctctactcagatctagccaatggacaggacattcaccacagttgtatggtgagtgaggactgactctgacatgaactctggtgtcccatatttgaccacttccccttggtggggaggcctggtggcactcagagaaagaataagcaggctaccaggatgagacttgatagcctatgaccatattgtaggagaagaggtccccctccatcatagagctaggggaggagaatagggtgaaagtgggagggagtgaagaacaggaagatacaagtgatgggataaccatcgagttttaatctgaataaattagttaaataataaaaaagaaagaaaaaacaaaacaagaaaaaaaacaaaggcaaaatcaAATTCTGTCAAGGGTATATCTTATGTATATGATAGAATTTTTTAACATTCAATATTTCAGTAGGTCAACTCAAGGATATGTTACAAACTAAACACCACTTAATTTTTATGACCTAGTGACAGCTATAATTATAcgttgattttatatttttattttcatattttataaggaAACATTAAGACTGGGTGATGAACTGGGTATAGTGGTACATGcttccatgtttatttttacaaagcCAAGTTTAATCAGTATCTAGCTACAAATCCaggcctacagaagatactagaatgaAAATTCCAAGCCGCAAACGCTAACTAAacctaggaaaaaacaaaaagtaaatgaacccacatccacaaaaccaacagaaaggaacacacattctaccaacaccaacatcaaaaaacagaaattaaaaaccgctggtcattaatatctctcaacatcaatggcttcaactCTCTAGTAAAAAGACACATGAGAACAGAATGTATGTGAAAATAGGACCCAGCAggctgctgcatacaagaaacacacttcatcaataaagatagacattacctcagagtaaagggctagtaaaagatattccaagaaaacaggcctaagaagcaagctggagtagccattctagtatctaatgaaatagacgtgcaaccaaaactaatcaaaagagatggggaggggcacTTCATACATATCAAAGGAAAGctacaccaagaggacatctcaatcctgaaaacatctatgccccaaatgcaggaacacccacattcatcaaagaaacattactaaagcttaaatcacaatAAAGtcccacacattaacagtgggagacttcaacatcccactcttaccaatagatagatcatcaatatagaaactaaatgaagaaataatgaaactaatgggcatcgtgaatcaaatggacctaacagatatttacacaacatttcacccaaacacaaaggaatataccttcttctcagcacctcacagaaccttctccaaaattgaccatgtacttagccacaaagcaaacctcaacagatacaagattgAAATATccctttgcatcttatcagaccaccgtggattaaaactggaactcaatgACAACAGAAGtgacagaaagcctacaaactcatggaaactgaacaacctTCTACCCAATGACCTAAGGGTaagagatgaaatttaaaaaaagaaattaaagacttcatagaattcagaaaaaggaaagcacaATGTACCAAAACTTAGGATACATAATGaaagcaatgaaaaaagaaagtttgtatcactaagtgccttcataaggaaACTCGAGATATCCCATACTGCCAACtacacagcacacctgaaagctcaaGAAGAAAAAGGGACAGACACACCCAAgcagagtagatggctggaaattatcaaactcatggtttaaatgaataaattagaaacaaatagaacaaatcaaagaaacaatgaaaccaagagctggttctttgagaaaatcaacaagatagacaaatccttagccaaacaaactaaaaggcagagggcaAATACTctagtcaacaaaatcagaaatggaaagggagacataacttcagacactgaagaaatccaaagaatcattaggtcttacttcaaaagcctatatgccacaaaatttgaaaatccaaatgaagtggacaattttcttgaaagcTACCAATTAcaaaattgagtcaagaacaggtaaacaaattaaatagtcctattactcctaagaaaatagaagcagtcatcaaaagtctcccaataaaaaaaatcccagggcctgatatattcagtacagaattctaccggACCTTCAAAGAGGAACTGGTATCGATTCTCTCCAAAGTATTCTATGaacaagaaacagaaggattattaccaacctcattctatgaggccacagtcaccttgatacctaaacctcactaagacccaacaaagaaagagaatttcagacaaatttcccttataaacattgatgcaaaaaacactcaataaaatacttgccaaccaaatctaagaactcatcaaaaatatcattcaccatgaacaaGTATAATTCATCTCAAGCAAGcagaggtggttcaatatacagaaatctgtCCATATAATCCATCACATAaacaatttgaaagaaaaaaccaacatgaccatctccttagatgctgaaaaatcatttgacaaaatccaacccccattcatgataaaagtcttggagaaattagGGAATACAAGTCACATAACTATACATAGTAAAGGTGATATATAGCCTATAGCTAATATCAAACTaagtggagaaaaacttaaatcaattccactgaaattagggacacaacaaggctgtTCCCTCTGACCATATCTCTTCAGTGTAATACTTGAAGTCATAgctagggcaataagacaactaaaggagatcaaagggatacatttggaaaggaagaagtcaaaagtATCACTATccacagatgacatgatagtatacataagtgaacccAAAAATTCTGCTAAGGTAGTTCTatagctgataagcaccttcagcaaagtggcagggcataaaattaactcaaaaaatcagtagtccttgtttatacctgaaagatgcttcaccatgcagcaaggacatttgctcaactatgttcatagaagctttattcataatagctagaatctggaaacaacctacatgttccTTAACCAAAGTATGGCTAAAGAacttgtggtacatttacacatagaatagtactcagctattaaaaataaggaaatcatggcctggggagatggctcagaggttaagagcactggctgttcatccaaaggtcctgagttcaattcccagcaaccacatggtggctcacaaccatctacaatgagatctggtgttctcttctggtgtgcaggtgcacatttgagcagaatactgtataaattataaataaataaatctttaaaaaaaaataaggaaatcttaaaatttgcaggcaaatggatggaactagaatggTAGTCCTCAatggggtaacccagacccagaaagacatgcatagtatatattgtgtatattcaCTTAATACAGGATAGCCAAACCACAATACACAGAACTAAAGAACTAAATAACAACAAGGACCCTAGGAAAAATacctaattctcattcagaagggcaaattgAATAATCACTagaagaggttgaagagaaagaagaaggtggGAGCCTActacagaggtcctctgaaagaattcCCCAGCAGGGGATTGAGGCTGATACTGAGATCCGCTTCCAAACTTTGGGATGGAGTGCAGGAAGTCATAAGGAATAGTTGAGAGATAGAAGGATCTgtaggggacaggaactccacaagagaGCGATAGAGCCAACATATCTGGGGGAGGGCTGCTACacagattgatgcaccaaccaagtaccatgcatggtgagaacctagaccctGTGTTCATATGTAGAGATAGGCAGCagtgtccttgtgggtcccatagtatgggctacttctgacattgactctggtgcctactctttgatcacttcctcctggctggaTGAaattgtcaggccacagaggaaaaggacagaGTCAGTTCAGATGGGACTttataagctgaggtcagatgataggagaGAAAGGCTCCCCCTTTTCAAGGActatgggagaagggaggggaataagggagggagggtaggaccaggaggagacaagggacaggattacaattggaatgtaaattgaacaaattaaaagcaaacacaaaaaagaaaaaatgttgattctttatattttgaccttaattaaagaaatgcaatgtacagattcaatgctacTCCCATCAAAAtatccacacaattctttactgaccttgaaagatcaattctcaacttcatatggaaaaacaaaaaaaacccagaatagagaAAAcgaccctgtacaataaaagatcttctgaaggaatctccatccaagatctcaagctgtactatagagcaacagtaataaaaacagcatggtactggcatagaaataggctggttgatcaatggaattaaatttttaaaaaccagaaataaacccatacccctatggacacttgatttttttacaaagaagccagatccatacaatggaaaaaaagatagcatcttcaacaaatggtactggtctaactggatggctgcatgtagaaaaaatgaaaatagatccatatctatcaagctgcacaaaactgaagtccaaatggattaaagacctcaatataaagacagacacactaaatctgttagaagaagaagtggggaagagccttgagctcattggcacaggagacaacttcctgaacagaacatcaacagctcaggccaTAAGATCAACcactaataaatgagaccttatgaaactgCAAAGTATCtttaaggtgaaggacactgccaacagaacaaaacaacagcctacagactgagaaaagatctttaccaatccacatctgacaaagggctaatatccaaaatatataaagaacacaagaaattaaacaccaccaaactaaataatccaacttttaaaatggagaacagatctaaacagagaattctcaacagaggaatattgaatggctgaaaaatacttttaaaatgctcaatatgcctagctatcagggaaatgcaactcaaaatgactctgaaattccatcttacacttatatgaatagctaagattaaaaactcaggTGAgagcacatgctagcgaggatatggagaaaagggaacactccttcattgctggtgggagtgcaaacttgtataaccaccttggaaatcaatctggtactttctcaggaaattgggaataattctacctcaggacccagccataccactcctggaaatatacacaaaatatgttccacaatacaacaaggacatttgctcaactatgttcatagcagctttatttataagagccagaatctggaaacaaccttgatgtccctcaactgaagaatggataaagaaactttggtacatttacacaatgggatactatttagctattaaaaacaaggaaatcttgacattttcaggcaaatagatggaactggaaaagatcatcttgagtgaggtaacccagacccagaaagacacacatggtatatattcactcataagttgatattagccacataatacaggataactacagtagaacacagagactgaaacatcaaccaaggaccatgtatgatgtggacatagatcctctgctcagatttagaag encodes the following:
- the LOC127196987 gene encoding vomeronasal type-1 receptor 54-like, with product MNKISNLPHYIKIRNTLYSEAAIGILGNSFLLLFHIFMFIHGQKPRLTDPPIGLLSLIHILMLLVMSLVATDIFMPWKRWDDTTCKLVFFLYRYLRSLSLCATSMLSILQAITLSPRSSYLAKFKRKSPYNMLGYLLFVSIFYSSISSHLVTYTAATHNSTSPNFIHITQSCYLLPMSYYLRNAFYTLLSLRDAIFVCFMFLSSVYMVIFLWRHKKQSQFLHSSSLSHKSSPEQRAVKTILCLMSLFVVMYTVDSLSNFLRTPSHDLMLDFISISIGHCYAALSPFLVLSTETRVIPVLKCYGRTVNM